From the genome of Bacteroides sp. MSB163, one region includes:
- a CDS encoding ABC transporter ATP-binding protein produces MENIIECNNLTHYYGKRLIYEDLSFSVPKGRILGLLGKNGTGKTTTINILSGYLKPRSGQCSIFGQDIQTMHPSTRRNIGLLIEGHVQYQFMTIREIEKFYSAFYPRQWRKEAYYDLMDKLKVAPGQRISRMSCGQRSQVALGLILAQNPELLVLDDFSLGLDPGYRRLFVDYLRDYARSENKTVFLTSHIIQDMERLVDDCIIMDYGRILIQQPVKELLDTIRRYTCTLPEGYKMPEDKDFYHPSLIRNTLETFSFLPQQEVENRFKALQVPYSDLKCETVNLEDAFIGLTGKY; encoded by the coding sequence ATGGAGAACATCATTGAATGCAATAACCTGACGCACTATTATGGCAAAAGGTTAATTTACGAAGACCTCAGTTTCAGCGTACCGAAAGGACGCATCCTGGGACTGCTGGGCAAGAATGGTACAGGTAAAACCACAACCATCAATATATTGAGCGGTTACCTCAAACCCCGCTCCGGTCAATGCTCCATCTTCGGACAGGACATTCAGACGATGCACCCCTCAACACGCCGTAATATTGGCCTGCTCATCGAGGGACATGTGCAATATCAGTTCATGACCATCCGGGAGATTGAGAAGTTTTATTCTGCTTTCTATCCGAGACAGTGGCGTAAGGAAGCCTACTACGACCTGATGGACAAACTGAAAGTAGCTCCCGGACAACGCATCTCGCGTATGTCGTGCGGACAGCGTTCGCAGGTGGCACTGGGACTTATCCTGGCGCAAAATCCGGAACTGCTGGTACTGGACGATTTCTCTCTCGGCCTGGACCCCGGCTACCGCCGCCTCTTTGTGGACTATCTGCGTGACTACGCCCGTTCGGAAAACAAAACAGTTTTCCTGACCTCGCACATCATTCAGGACATGGAGCGCCTGGTAGACGACTGCATCATCATGGATTACGGACGCATCCTTATCCAACAGCCCGTAAAGGAACTGCTGGACACGATACGCCGCTATACCTGCACGTTGCCCGAAGGTTACAAGATGCCGGAAGATAAGGATTTCTACCATCCGTCTCTTATCAGAAATACGCTGGAAACCTTCTCGTTCCTGCCTCAACAAGAAGTAGAAAACCGTTTCAAAGCCCTGCAAGTGCCTTACAGCGATTTGAAATGCGAGACTGTAAACCTGGAAGATGCTTTTATCGGACTGACGGGAAAATACTAA
- a CDS encoding PepSY-associated TM helix domain-containing protein: protein MKFSKTGTALRKWSRLIHRDLSFVFSGMVLIYAISGIVMNHRNTINPNYSVVRQEYSITETMPPQAGMKKNDVLKLLAPLGEEKNYTKHYFPKEDQMKVFLKGGSNLMVNLSTKQAVYEKLTRRPLISALTKLHYNPGRWWTHFADVFAVGLIIITVTGLVMVKGPKGLWGRGGIELVAGILIPILFLFL, encoded by the coding sequence ATGAAATTCAGTAAAACGGGAACCGCGCTCCGTAAATGGAGCCGGCTTATTCACCGGGATCTCTCATTCGTCTTTTCAGGGATGGTACTGATATACGCCATCTCTGGAATTGTGATGAACCACCGGAATACGATAAACCCCAATTACTCGGTAGTGCGGCAGGAATACAGCATCACTGAAACGATGCCGCCACAAGCCGGAATGAAGAAAAACGATGTACTGAAACTGCTGGCACCACTTGGTGAAGAAAAGAACTACACCAAGCACTACTTCCCGAAGGAAGACCAGATGAAGGTGTTCCTGAAAGGTGGTTCCAACCTGATGGTAAATCTGTCTACCAAGCAAGCCGTTTACGAGAAGCTGACACGCCGTCCGTTGATAAGCGCCCTGACCAAGCTGCACTATAATCCCGGAAGATGGTGGACTCACTTCGCAGATGTGTTTGCCGTGGGGCTTATTATCATCACCGTCACAGGACTCGTCATGGTGAAAGGGCCGAAAGGTTTGTGGGGACGCGGGGGAATAGAATTGGTGGCGGGCATCCTCATTCCGATACTTTTTCTCTTTTTATGA
- a CDS encoding DUF6850 family outer membrane beta-barrel protein — protein sequence MKQRFLILSAIISLLPIKLMAADTLTVEQKIVSEYNHKAVFRNQIWQNIAIRYDLRPFSLTTVSVNGLYEERGNAALAQEGNGEKNFSAEVNSSIVLNQRNRLFGTASYRNGRRENVIWNENSDYSLIYPYVVGDSIGGYMKEEEYKFSGGYTHRFGQWTAGAELAYRAVIAYRDKDPRPQNIISDLQAHLALSRNLSGKYILGLSVQARQYNQKSDIKFLADKGSTSVYQMLGLGMDYVRFASSQTSSRYTGSGIGGSIDLLPISKHGECNGFSASLRTDYFHLTKELVSTNYAPINEIKNVDISLEGAWTRRNREWEYGVRLLALLQQRTGVENIFGDPTGNVYPKISSVDQFKNSTFQATLKGMIGQLLNEKRHWGWTLLPIVSYGQTKPEYKDNGRYIEIASASGGLEAQSLWKVSKVLLSASIAGGYTSNVKSEYSLTGLDSKGSVGSTLLSNIDYLSDVHASVALKLRGDYILSDRYAVFLSANWLHQEYNKCGGTDRIEVSLGVTF from the coding sequence ATGAAACAACGTTTCCTTATCCTATCAGCCATAATCAGCCTGCTGCCTATCAAACTGATGGCGGCAGACACGCTGACCGTTGAACAAAAAATAGTGTCGGAATACAATCACAAAGCTGTATTCCGCAATCAGATATGGCAGAATATCGCTATTCGCTATGACCTGCGTCCTTTCAGTCTGACAACCGTCAGCGTGAACGGCCTGTATGAAGAGCGTGGCAATGCCGCATTAGCACAGGAAGGAAACGGAGAGAAGAACTTTAGCGCAGAGGTTAACTCTTCCATCGTGCTGAATCAGCGTAACCGACTTTTCGGAACCGCCTCCTACCGCAACGGACGCAGGGAAAATGTGATTTGGAATGAGAATTCAGACTATTCACTGATTTATCCGTATGTAGTGGGTGATTCTATTGGCGGCTACATGAAAGAAGAAGAATATAAATTCTCCGGAGGATATACCCACCGCTTTGGCCAATGGACTGCCGGTGCCGAACTGGCATACCGTGCCGTGATTGCTTACCGTGACAAGGACCCGCGCCCGCAGAACATCATTTCCGACTTGCAGGCACATCTTGCACTTTCACGCAATCTGAGTGGAAAGTACATATTAGGCCTTTCGGTGCAGGCACGCCAATATAACCAGAAAAGTGATATCAAATTCCTTGCCGATAAAGGTTCTACTTCTGTTTATCAGATGCTGGGACTGGGGATGGATTATGTACGTTTTGCAAGTTCACAAACATCCTCCCGCTACACCGGTTCGGGGATAGGCGGCAGCATCGACCTGTTGCCGATAAGCAAACATGGAGAATGCAACGGCTTCTCTGCCTCACTGCGTACCGACTATTTCCATCTGACAAAGGAACTGGTCAGCACCAACTATGCCCCGATCAACGAAATCAAGAATGTAGATATCTCCCTTGAAGGTGCATGGACGCGCCGAAACAGAGAATGGGAATATGGGGTACGCCTACTTGCCTTATTACAACAACGCACAGGGGTTGAGAATATCTTTGGTGACCCCACTGGTAATGTTTATCCTAAAATCAGTAGTGTAGATCAGTTCAAGAATAGCACTTTTCAAGCTACATTAAAAGGAATGATAGGACAACTCCTCAACGAAAAGCGTCACTGGGGATGGACTTTACTCCCCATCGTCAGCTACGGGCAAACTAAACCGGAGTATAAAGACAATGGACGTTATATTGAAATAGCCTCTGCAAGCGGCGGACTGGAAGCGCAATCCCTCTGGAAAGTATCGAAAGTGCTGTTATCGGCAAGCATTGCCGGAGGATATACCTCCAATGTGAAGTCCGAGTATTCCCTGACGGGACTGGACAGCAAAGGTTCAGTAGGCAGCACTTTACTCTCGAACATCGATTACCTGAGTGACGTCCACGCCTCCGTTGCCCTCAAACTGCGCGGAGACTACATCCTCAGCGACCGATACGCCGTGTTCCTCTCAGCCAACTGGCTACACCAGGAATACAATAAATGTGGCGGAACAGACCGGATAGAAGTATCTCTGGGAGTTACTTTCTAA
- a CDS encoding DUF4876 domain-containing protein: MKKVKYLTLAVLLTGSFAMTSCSDDNVATTQVNANLNISNSIGNDLTVKTGTYTFANVSTGLETTIDYGSTLTRAASESTLATLTDGLYNVTFIGTATYTYTETQIVENEEVEVEKTAEANIQGSQQNVEVKGGSVTLNLTVYVQNKDEKGNFVIAEIFASGSYNTATGKQYNGDQYIRIHNNSSETLYADGLVLLESKFTTSQKFDYTPNVMDQAMVVQVVARVPGTGKEHPVLPGKSIILCDNAIDHTEALSTSANLTNADFEWYTGGTSSNPDVDNPDVPNLDMIFNYTKTVWLLAKQGNRAYAIGRIPENISADNYIADYVYTANYVNSGVTLPVKNAYQFPNEWIIDAVNLSPKTAYVWNVVSPALDMGYSYIGEGTAAVENAGKAVVRRTSYTTEDGRAVLQDTNNSSVDFKASVRATLLPAQ; encoded by the coding sequence ATGAAAAAAGTGAAGTATTTAACATTGGCAGTCCTGCTAACAGGAAGTTTTGCCATGACAAGTTGTAGTGACGACAACGTGGCCACCACTCAAGTGAACGCAAATCTGAACATCAGCAACAGTATTGGAAACGACCTGACGGTAAAAACGGGAACATATACTTTTGCCAATGTCAGTACAGGACTTGAGACGACCATTGACTATGGTTCTACCTTGACCCGTGCCGCCTCCGAAAGCACATTGGCTACCTTGACGGACGGATTGTATAATGTAACCTTTATAGGTACGGCAACCTACACTTATACCGAAACCCAGATAGTGGAAAACGAAGAAGTAGAAGTGGAGAAGACAGCCGAAGCCAACATTCAAGGTTCGCAGCAAAATGTGGAAGTAAAAGGTGGCAGCGTAACTCTGAACCTGACCGTTTACGTGCAGAACAAAGATGAAAAAGGCAACTTCGTAATTGCCGAGATATTTGCCAGCGGTTCATACAATACAGCAACCGGTAAGCAATATAACGGCGACCAATATATCCGCATCCACAACAACTCTTCCGAAACACTTTATGCTGACGGATTGGTATTGCTGGAATCTAAATTTACTACCAGTCAGAAGTTCGATTATACTCCCAACGTTATGGATCAGGCCATGGTGGTACAAGTAGTAGCCAGAGTTCCCGGTACCGGAAAAGAACACCCTGTTCTGCCAGGGAAAAGTATCATTTTATGCGACAATGCCATTGATCATACGGAAGCACTGTCCACCTCGGCTAATTTGACTAACGCCGACTTTGAATGGTATACAGGCGGCACTTCCTCAAACCCGGATGTAGATAATCCTGATGTGCCCAACTTGGATATGATCTTCAATTATACAAAAACTGTCTGGTTGTTAGCCAAGCAGGGCAACAGAGCTTATGCTATCGGCCGCATACCGGAAAACATCAGTGCGGATAATTATATAGCTGACTATGTCTATACTGCCAATTATGTAAATAGTGGAGTAACATTACCCGTAAAAAATGCCTACCAGTTTCCTAATGAATGGATTATCGATGCCGTCAACTTAAGCCCGAAAACCGCATACGTATGGAATGTGGTAAGTCCTGCCCTGGACATGGGATATTCTTATATAGGAGAAGGTACCGCGGCCGTTGAAAATGCCGGTAAAGCAGTGGTTCGCAGAACATCCTACACCACCGAAGACGGACGCGCGGTATTGCAGGACACCAACAACTCCAGCGTAGACTTCAAAGCCTCGGTACGCGCTACATTGTTACCTGCCCAATAA
- a CDS encoding TonB-dependent receptor: MFRKVFYIITILFINHLSASAQHGYTCTGTIQDAQTKEPLSFATIQLQATNETWYGTLSDQNGRYSFTKLTAGTYTATVSYLGYDKLTKTLSISQNTTLSFQLTSSTLALNEVVITASESKGLTSASRIDRRAMEHLQPTSFTDLLELLPGGKSVDPNMGSANLIKIREAGNTSETIASLGVGFVVDGMTVNTDANLQYLQGTNQSDKESVSKGVDMRTLSTDNIESVEIIRGIPSVEYGNLTGGLVNIKRKSSASPLTARFKADQVSKLFSAGKGWAISGTNVLNLDLSYLDSKVDPRDSRENYKRITASARLNTNYKAKIGHIDWRINADYTGSFDNVKRDKDITVKEDSYKSSYDKMTLGGEWVLKRPEHSFLRQLRANASVSQEFSQIKEQKSVSLDRPTGIPNSTEQGEADGLYLPYNYVADMLINGKPFYASAKVISDFAFKWLKSSHTLKTGAEWNLSKNFGDGQVYDITRPLQTASTTRPRSYNEIPARQDLSIYAEEQMKLSLGKHEIYLSAGIRANSLIGLSGKFAMQGKFYFDPRFNLKWSLPALGKNEDWLIDISGGIGWLSRMPTTAQLYPDALYVDVVQLNYYHNNPEFRRINLMTYKWDNTNYDLKPARNRKWEVRLNVTHNGYGFAVTYFQERMDNAFRDISYYQTLAYKKYDSSSINSSELTGPPALEELTYAEDTMINAYRTAGNGTRVHKEGIEFTFHTPRIKQLQTRFTVTGAWLKSTYSNSVLLYRESSVVINGEQLRYVGLYDWDSNSRIQEAFNTNLTADTYLQRIGMSFSLTAQCTWYTSGQPLWNSGMPISYVDKGGNVHQFTEADATDAQLQHLVTKHGENYFDRVTVPFEMTVNLKATKRIGKYMDLSLYVNRILTIAPDYHRGTQLVRRVMNPYFGMEANLRF; the protein is encoded by the coding sequence ATGTTTCGCAAAGTTTTTTATATCATAACAATACTGTTTATCAACCACTTGTCTGCCTCTGCCCAACATGGTTACACCTGCACCGGAACTATACAGGATGCGCAGACCAAAGAGCCTTTAAGTTTTGCCACCATTCAGTTGCAAGCGACAAATGAAACTTGGTATGGTACTCTCAGTGACCAGAACGGGCGGTATTCTTTCACCAAGTTAACTGCCGGAACATATACGGCAACCGTTTCTTATCTAGGCTATGACAAGTTAACAAAGACTCTCTCTATCTCCCAAAATACAACCCTGTCTTTCCAACTCACTTCATCGACCCTAGCACTGAATGAGGTAGTGATTACCGCTTCGGAGTCGAAAGGACTGACCAGTGCGTCAAGAATAGACCGCAGGGCAATGGAGCATCTGCAACCGACAAGTTTCACCGACTTGCTGGAGTTGCTTCCCGGCGGAAAGTCCGTTGACCCGAACATGGGCAGCGCCAATCTGATAAAAATCCGTGAAGCCGGAAATACCAGCGAGACCATCGCCTCTTTAGGAGTAGGATTTGTGGTGGACGGCATGACCGTAAACACTGATGCCAACTTACAATACCTGCAAGGAACAAATCAAAGTGACAAAGAGTCCGTATCCAAAGGTGTAGATATGCGTACGCTTTCAACAGACAATATAGAAAGCGTGGAAATCATCCGGGGAATACCTTCTGTGGAATATGGCAACCTGACCGGAGGATTAGTGAACATCAAACGGAAATCAAGTGCCTCTCCCCTGACTGCACGTTTCAAAGCAGACCAGGTAAGCAAACTGTTCTCCGCCGGAAAAGGCTGGGCAATCAGCGGCACCAATGTACTGAATCTGGATCTTAGTTATCTGGATTCGAAAGTAGATCCGCGCGACAGCCGTGAGAACTACAAACGCATCACCGCATCCGCCCGTCTGAATACTAACTACAAAGCAAAGATTGGACACATAGACTGGCGTATCAACGCCGATTATACCGGTTCATTCGACAATGTGAAGCGTGATAAAGATATTACCGTAAAGGAGGATTCTTACAAGTCCTCTTATGATAAAATGACGCTGGGCGGCGAGTGGGTGTTGAAGCGCCCCGAGCACTCTTTCTTGCGCCAACTGCGTGCCAACGCATCTGTTTCACAAGAATTCAGCCAGATAAAAGAACAGAAGTCGGTATCACTGGACCGCCCCACAGGTATTCCCAACAGCACGGAACAAGGAGAGGCGGACGGACTTTACCTCCCTTATAATTATGTAGCGGACATGCTTATTAACGGTAAGCCTTTTTACGCAAGTGCCAAAGTTATCAGCGACTTTGCATTCAAATGGCTGAAAAGTTCGCATACGCTAAAAACCGGTGCAGAGTGGAACTTAAGTAAAAACTTTGGTGACGGACAGGTGTACGACATCACCCGACCACTACAAACAGCTTCAACCACCCGACCAAGAAGTTATAATGAGATACCTGCCCGCCAGGATTTATCCATTTATGCAGAAGAACAAATGAAGTTGTCTCTCGGTAAGCATGAAATCTATCTCTCGGCCGGTATACGCGCCAACTCCCTAATCGGATTATCCGGCAAGTTCGCCATGCAGGGAAAATTCTATTTCGACCCGCGCTTCAACTTGAAATGGAGTCTGCCTGCTCTCGGTAAAAATGAGGATTGGCTTATTGACATTTCCGGCGGCATAGGTTGGTTGTCGAGAATGCCGACCACAGCACAGCTCTATCCGGACGCTCTATACGTAGACGTTGTACAACTGAATTATTACCATAACAATCCCGAGTTCCGCCGCATCAACCTGATGACCTACAAATGGGATAATACGAACTATGACCTGAAACCGGCACGCAACCGGAAATGGGAAGTAAGGCTGAACGTAACCCATAACGGTTACGGATTTGCAGTCACTTACTTTCAAGAGCGCATGGACAATGCTTTCCGGGATATTTCTTATTACCAGACGCTGGCTTATAAAAAATATGATTCATCGTCCATCAACTCTTCTGAACTAACCGGACCACCGGCATTGGAGGAACTGACTTATGCGGAAGACACTATGATCAATGCATATAGGACAGCGGGCAATGGCACGCGTGTACACAAAGAAGGGATAGAATTCACCTTCCATACACCGCGTATCAAGCAGCTGCAAACAAGGTTTACAGTTACAGGAGCCTGGCTGAAAAGTACATATAGCAACAGCGTGCTTCTATATAGGGAGTCGTCCGTTGTGATTAACGGAGAACAGTTAAGATACGTAGGTTTGTATGACTGGGATTCCAATTCCAGGATTCAGGAAGCATTCAACACCAACCTCACCGCCGACACTTATCTGCAAAGAATCGGTATGTCTTTCTCACTGACCGCACAATGCACATGGTACACCTCCGGCCAGCCATTATGGAATAGCGGTATGCCCATCAGCTACGTTGACAAAGGAGGAAATGTGCATCAGTTTACCGAAGCAGACGCCACCGATGCCCAACTGCAACATCTGGTAACCAAACATGGAGAAAATTACTTTGACCGTGTAACAGTTCCTTTTGAAATGACCGTCAATCTGAAAGCAACCAAGAGGATCGGGAAATATATGGATTTGTCTCTGTACGTAAACCGAATATTGACCATAGCACCCGATTATCACAGAGGGACTCAACTTGTAAGACGCGTCATGAACCCCTACTTCGGTATGGAAGCTAATTTAAGATTTTAA
- a CDS encoding sigma-54 dependent transcriptional regulator, whose product MKSILIVEDDITYGMMLKTWLGKKGFQVASVSSIARAQKHLETEGADLILSDLRLPDKDGINLLKWLGEQGLSVPLIMMTSYADIQSAVQAMKLGASDYVAKPVNPDELLKKISEAMKQPSVSSKQTVCSEKGNNTRSQASGETSSSDYLEGESDAAKQLYNYVKLVAPTTMSVLINGASGTGKEYVAHRIHQLSKRAKQPFVAIDCGSIPKELAASEFFGHVKGSFTGALTDKTGAFVAANGGTIFLDEIGNLSYEVQIQLLRALQERKIRPVGSNKEITVDIRLVSATNEDLEQAIEKGTFRQDLFHRINEFTLRMPELKDRREDILLFANFFLDQANRELDKQLIGFDDAASKALLEYHWPGNLRQMKNIVRRATLLAQSKFITPNELNELHETVHTHIGLPLRNEETEKQQIIEALRQTGNNKSRAAQLLGVDRKTLYNKLKLYDIDL is encoded by the coding sequence ATGAAATCCATACTCATCGTTGAAGACGACATTACTTACGGTATGATGCTGAAGACCTGGTTAGGCAAAAAAGGCTTTCAGGTAGCTTCCGTCAGCAGTATCGCCCGCGCCCAGAAACATTTGGAAACAGAGGGTGCCGACTTGATTTTGTCCGACCTGCGTCTACCCGACAAGGACGGCATCAATCTGTTGAAGTGGTTGGGAGAGCAAGGTCTGTCCGTTCCGCTCATCATGATGACAAGCTATGCTGATATACAATCGGCGGTGCAAGCCATGAAATTAGGTGCCAGCGATTACGTTGCCAAACCGGTGAATCCAGACGAACTTCTGAAGAAAATTAGCGAAGCGATGAAGCAGCCATCTGTTTCCTCCAAACAGACTGTCTGTTCCGAAAAAGGAAACAATACCCGCTCACAAGCCTCCGGAGAAACTTCTTCTTCCGACTATCTGGAAGGAGAAAGTGATGCAGCCAAGCAATTATATAATTATGTGAAGTTGGTCGCACCTACTACCATGTCGGTACTCATCAACGGTGCCAGCGGAACGGGAAAAGAGTATGTAGCCCACCGTATCCATCAACTCAGCAAGCGCGCCAAACAGCCTTTTGTCGCTATTGATTGCGGCTCCATCCCTAAAGAACTTGCCGCATCGGAATTCTTCGGGCATGTAAAAGGATCGTTCACCGGAGCATTGACAGACAAGACAGGTGCCTTTGTCGCTGCCAACGGGGGAACTATCTTTCTGGACGAAATAGGCAATCTCAGCTATGAAGTGCAGATACAGCTGTTGCGTGCCTTGCAGGAACGAAAAATACGTCCGGTAGGTTCCAATAAGGAAATCACCGTAGATATACGTTTAGTTTCGGCTACGAATGAAGACCTGGAGCAGGCCATTGAGAAAGGAACTTTCCGCCAGGATTTGTTTCACCGTATCAATGAGTTCACCCTGCGTATGCCTGAACTAAAAGACCGCCGTGAAGACATCCTTCTTTTTGCCAACTTCTTCCTCGACCAGGCCAATCGGGAACTGGACAAACAGTTGATTGGTTTTGATGATGCAGCATCCAAAGCACTGTTAGAATATCACTGGCCCGGCAATCTCCGGCAAATGAAAAATATCGTGCGACGCGCCACTCTTTTAGCACAAAGCAAATTCATTACTCCAAATGAACTGAACGAACTTCACGAAACAGTTCATACCCATATCGGTCTGCCTCTGCGCAATGAGGAAACAGAGAAACAGCAGATTATCGAAGCACTGCGGCAAACAGGAAATAACAAGAGCCGGGCAGCACAACTCTTAGGTGTAGACAGAAAAACTCTATACAATAAGTTGAAGTTGTATGATATAGACTTATAA
- a CDS encoding peptidylprolyl isomerase, whose protein sequence is MKRNFTVLLTILICSVTACQSGQKKDRNMDQETKLKIETTAGDIIVKLYNETPQHRDNFIKLAEEGTYEGTLFHRVIKDFMIQAGDPESKNAPKGKMLGAGDVGYTIPAEFVYPKYFHKKGALSAARQGDNVNPKKESSGCQFYIVTGKVYNDTTLLGMENQMNQNRLTTVFNALAQKHMKEIYKMRKENDQDGLMNLQDSLFAQAEAEVAKQPEFHFTPEQVKAYTTVGGTPHLDGEYTVFGEVIEGMDIVDKIQQVKTDRSDRPEEDVKIKKVVVLD, encoded by the coding sequence ATGAAGAGGAATTTCACCGTATTATTAACCATACTGATTTGCAGCGTTACAGCCTGCCAATCGGGACAAAAGAAAGATAGAAACATGGATCAGGAAACTAAATTGAAGATCGAGACAACTGCGGGTGACATTATCGTGAAACTGTATAATGAGACACCGCAACATCGTGATAACTTCATCAAACTGGCGGAGGAGGGTACATACGAAGGTACATTGTTCCACCGTGTCATCAAGGATTTTATGATACAGGCAGGCGACCCTGAGTCAAAGAATGCTCCGAAAGGAAAGATGCTGGGTGCAGGTGATGTAGGTTATACTATTCCGGCTGAGTTCGTTTATCCGAAGTATTTCCATAAGAAAGGTGCATTGTCGGCTGCGCGTCAGGGTGACAATGTGAATCCGAAGAAGGAATCATCAGGTTGCCAGTTCTACATTGTGACGGGTAAAGTGTATAATGACACTACGTTGCTGGGGATGGAGAACCAGATGAACCAGAATCGTCTGACTACTGTGTTCAATGCTTTGGCACAGAAGCACATGAAGGAAATCTATAAGATGCGTAAGGAAAATGACCAGGATGGTCTGATGAACTTGCAGGATAGCCTGTTTGCACAGGCTGAGGCGGAAGTTGCCAAGCAACCGGAATTCCACTTCACACCGGAGCAGGTGAAGGCTTATACTACGGTAGGTGGTACTCCGCACTTGGATGGTGAATATACTGTGTTCGGCGAAGTGATTGAAGGTATGGATATAGTAGATAAGATACAGCAGGTAAAAACGGATCGTAGCGACCGCCCGGAAGAGGATGTGAAGATTAAGAAAGTGGTAGTGTTGGACTAA
- a CDS encoding pitrilysin family protein — protein MKINKYCLNNGLRLVHYQDLSTQMVALNIVYDVGARDEDPEHTGFAHLFEHLMFGGSVNITDYDAPLQSAGGENNAWTNNDITNYYLTVPKSNVEIGFWLESDRMLELAFSEQSLEVQRGVVMEEFKQRCLNQPYGDVGHLIRPLAYEVHPYRWPTIGKDLSHIEHATLEEVKSFFYRFYAPNNAVLAVTGNISWEEAVRLTEKWFGPIPRRNVPVRQLPQEPVQTAERRQVVKRPVPLDALFMAYHMCSREHPDYYAFDILSDILSNGRSSRLNRRLVQEQKLFSGIDAYISGTRDAGLLHISGKPSAGVSLEQAEAAVRKELQELQQVAIEEQELEKVKNKFESTQIFGNINYLNVATNLAWFELTGQAEDIDHEVERYRAVTAEQLKAVAQETFREENSVVLYYEKDK, from the coding sequence ATGAAAATAAATAAATACTGTCTTAATAACGGTCTGCGTCTGGTGCATTACCAGGATCTCAGTACTCAGATGGTAGCACTGAATATCGTCTATGATGTAGGTGCCCGGGACGAAGATCCCGAACATACCGGCTTTGCCCATTTGTTTGAACATCTGATGTTTGGCGGTTCTGTGAATATAACTGACTATGATGCTCCTTTACAGTCGGCAGGTGGCGAAAACAATGCCTGGACGAACAATGACATTACGAACTATTACCTCACCGTTCCCAAGTCGAATGTAGAGATTGGCTTCTGGCTGGAGTCCGACCGTATGCTGGAACTGGCATTCAGTGAACAAAGCCTTGAAGTGCAGCGCGGTGTGGTCATGGAGGAGTTCAAACAGCGTTGTCTGAACCAGCCTTACGGAGATGTGGGGCATCTTATCCGTCCGTTGGCTTACGAGGTGCATCCGTACCGCTGGCCTACCATCGGGAAGGATTTATCGCACATCGAACACGCTACACTGGAGGAAGTGAAATCATTCTTCTACCGTTTTTATGCACCTAATAATGCCGTGCTTGCCGTTACCGGAAATATATCGTGGGAAGAAGCTGTTCGATTGACAGAAAAATGGTTCGGTCCGATTCCCCGCAGGAATGTGCCTGTGCGACAATTGCCGCAGGAACCCGTACAAACAGCGGAACGCAGACAGGTGGTGAAACGGCCTGTCCCCCTGGATGCCCTGTTCATGGCTTATCATATGTGTAGTCGCGAGCATCCTGATTATTACGCTTTTGACATCCTTTCAGATATCCTTAGCAACGGACGTTCCAGTCGCTTGAACCGTCGGTTGGTGCAGGAACAGAAATTATTCTCCGGCATAGATGCTTATATTTCGGGAACGCGTGATGCGGGATTGCTGCATATCAGTGGAAAACCGTCGGCCGGAGTGTCACTGGAACAGGCTGAGGCCGCTGTACGTAAAGAGTTGCAGGAGTTGCAGCAAGTGGCGATAGAAGAACAGGAACTCGAGAAAGTAAAGAATAAGTTTGAATCCACCCAGATATTCGGGAATATCAATTATCTGAATGTTGCCACAAATCTGGCATGGTTCGAACTGACCGGGCAGGCGGAGGATATAGACCATGAGGTAGAACGGTATCGTGCAGTGACGGCAGAGCAGTTGAAGGCAGTTGCACAAGAGACTTTCCGTGAGGAAAACTCGGTGGTATTATATTATGAGAAAGATAAATGA